One Leptolyngbyaceae cyanobacterium genomic window carries:
- a CDS encoding acetoacetate decarboxylase family protein, whose amino-acid sequence MPYPQAPWTLKGYAVQTLQLIDIDKVRPLIPSELEIVSVWPGKTLGGVYISSYQAGSVLEYNELIVAGGLVRYKDKFGSWISHIYVDNSDSVAGGREIWGLPKEMAEFTWIKGDNPSVVVRQDDRPLCSLSYSKPSIALPLSLGAPVLSCLGTDFLLFKGEFESRLSLVSGKVEVPPESPFASLNLDRPWFTIYCDDLRFLAGTPEVVGETQGLRVATAV is encoded by the coding sequence ATGCCATATCCTCAGGCACCTTGGACTCTCAAAGGTTATGCAGTGCAAACTTTGCAATTGATAGATATTGATAAAGTACGTCCCTTGATTCCCTCAGAATTAGAAATAGTTTCTGTTTGGCCGGGAAAAACCTTAGGAGGAGTTTATATATCATCATACCAAGCTGGTTCTGTTCTGGAATACAACGAATTAATCGTAGCTGGTGGTTTAGTTCGTTATAAAGATAAATTTGGGTCTTGGATTTCTCATATATATGTAGACAATTCCGATTCGGTAGCAGGCGGACGAGAAATTTGGGGATTGCCAAAAGAAATGGCTGAATTTACTTGGATAAAAGGAGATAACCCCAGTGTGGTTGTTCGGCAAGACGATCGACCATTATGCAGTCTTAGCTACAGCAAGCCAAGCATAGCATTACCTTTGTCTTTAGGCGCACCTGTTCTCAGTTGTCTTGGTACTGATTTCCTATTATTTAAAGGTGAGTTTGAGTCTCGCCTAAGTTTGGTTAGCGGTAAGGTAGAGGTTCCGCCCGAAAGTCCTTTTGCTAGTTTAAACTTAGATCGACCTTGGTTTACTATTTATTGCGATGATTTGCGTTTCTTAGCAGGAACGCCTGAAGTAGTGGGAGAAACACAAGGTTTGCGGGTTGCTACCGCAGTTTAA
- a CDS encoding DUF1295 domain-containing protein, giving the protein MTMENIANAERSGVTQLTAINTAKALTILLLIVGAVVFGVWDMRQVLYLCLHISYCTWWLLEQWFYPQRRQVMFSEPVGVGGFISALLIVGFLYALPGYFALTNPEPISLITAAIALPLYIFGSLINASADVQKLTAKQFGAGLVRDNIWRFSRNINYFGDILRYLSFSIVAGSLWAYLVPGLVMLIYIQRMLQKEQGMAEKYPEYAEYQQSTSRFIPFIW; this is encoded by the coding sequence ATGACAATGGAAAATATCGCTAATGCAGAACGTTCTGGTGTAACTCAACTAACAGCTATCAACACGGCGAAAGCGCTAACGATTCTGCTTTTAATTGTTGGTGCCGTGGTATTTGGAGTGTGGGATATGCGCCAAGTGCTTTATCTGTGTTTGCATATCAGTTATTGTACTTGGTGGCTGTTGGAACAGTGGTTTTATCCTCAACGAAGACAGGTAATGTTCAGCGAACCAGTGGGAGTTGGAGGATTTATTTCCGCTCTTTTAATTGTAGGATTTTTGTATGCGCTACCGGGTTATTTTGCTTTAACAAATCCCGAACCTATATCGCTAATCACAGCAGCGATAGCTTTGCCATTGTACATTTTTGGTAGTCTAATAAATGCTAGTGCTGACGTGCAGAAGCTGACTGCCAAGCAATTTGGAGCGGGTTTAGTAAGGGATAATATTTGGCGCTTTTCCCGCAATATCAATTATTTTGGCGATATTCTTCGCTATCTTAGTTTTAGTATTGTGGCAGGTTCCCTTTGGGCTTATTTAGTACCGGGACTCGTGATGTTAATTTACATTCAAAGAATGCTGCAAAAGGAACAGGGAATGGCAGAAAAATATCCAGAATATGCTGAGTATCAGCAATCAACTTCTCGCTTTATTCCATTTATTTGGTAA
- a CDS encoding radical SAM protein, producing MSAEIIEKFTSVYGPVKSWRYGRSLGIDPIGPVSICSFNCVYCQLGEIERKIIDRAIYIPTERILQDLQNFAPWDVDVITLSGSGEPTLALNLAEILSWIKYVTKRLTLVLTNGTLLSDPEVRSALNLADRVSVKIDGISSDQIRRVNRPVAAVNLSEIWTNIQKFRQEYDGELGIQTMILTEWDMDTKAQYIEIMQALAPDEIQLNTPTRPKPVKRQLDGRENHTSSENRPYEVRSLKCVSANILQEFATEINRATGIPVRHAPIGD from the coding sequence ATGTCTGCTGAAATAATTGAAAAGTTTACTTCTGTTTACGGCCCAGTTAAATCATGGCGATATGGCCGATCGCTCGGTATTGACCCCATTGGCCCAGTTTCGATTTGTTCTTTCAACTGCGTTTATTGCCAGTTAGGAGAAATTGAAAGGAAAATAATCGATCGCGCAATCTACATCCCCACCGAACGCATCCTGCAAGACCTGCAAAATTTTGCTCCTTGGGACGTAGATGTAATTACCTTGAGTGGTAGCGGCGAACCAACCTTAGCATTAAATTTAGCCGAAATACTTAGCTGGATAAAATATGTTACCAAGCGACTAACTTTGGTATTGACAAACGGTACGCTATTATCAGATCCAGAAGTGCGATCGGCCCTTAATTTAGCAGATCGAGTATCTGTGAAAATAGATGGGATTTCCTCAGACCAAATCAGGCGCGTTAATCGACCGGTAGCCGCCGTAAATTTATCGGAAATTTGGACAAATATCCAGAAATTTCGCCAAGAATATGATGGGGAATTAGGTATCCAAACCATGATTTTGACCGAATGGGATATGGATACTAAAGCGCAGTACATTGAAATAATGCAAGCTTTAGCACCTGATGAAATCCAGTTAAATACTCCCACTCGACCAAAACCAGTCAAACGCCAGTTAGATGGACGAGAGAATCATACTAGTAGCGAAAATCGACCTTACGAAGTGCGATCGCTTAAATGCGTCAGTGCCAATATTTTACAAGAATTTGCCACTGAAATTAACCGCGCCACAGGTATTCCAGTCCGTCACGCGCCAATTGGTGATTAA
- a CDS encoding TMEM143 family protein produces MAIYQDREAFIPYRRSDLIELCIEDGQLAAADVQKFRDFCEILAAYYHFQLHHTLEILKDNFTFFNPDSDTKTRTQPTRKQLVEMQDKLVSVFTTLLERGNYNPLSKEMLQEAFQAGSLIQLKTDIDFNDFDRVVCYYRGDTETTIEVQKFFKKIKKKIQVFERVALLLKFKDTDYFKSKKVKLDKLNFTPGKMYLYYYKNIPKYDLEFLFPNIKVSMTWKDRLLLIVPTIGAAVSVLIKLLPQLLVIVGVIYFLLFGESSLSHLNISAENVEQYINNINGLLVIVLSLLVALGGVGVRQYTNYTLKKIKFQKNVTDTLFFRNLANNASVFGALVDAAEEEECKEIILAYYHLMTSKSPLTPQQLDDKIEVWMEEKFGTKIDFDINGPLRNLQSICGKVIKDGMDEADVSQRAMLVYDDQGYCRVPSLDDAKTIIDYVWDNAFLYAK; encoded by the coding sequence ATGGCAATTTATCAAGATCGCGAAGCCTTTATTCCTTATCGTCGAAGTGATTTGATCGAGCTTTGTATTGAAGACGGGCAGTTGGCTGCTGCTGACGTGCAGAAATTCCGGGATTTCTGCGAAATATTAGCAGCATATTACCATTTTCAGTTACATCACACCTTGGAAATCTTAAAGGATAACTTTACTTTTTTTAATCCTGATTCTGATACCAAAACAAGAACTCAACCCACCAGGAAGCAATTGGTAGAGATGCAAGACAAGCTTGTTTCCGTATTTACGACTCTGCTGGAAAGAGGGAATTATAATCCTCTGTCGAAAGAAATGTTACAAGAGGCTTTTCAGGCAGGATCGTTAATCCAACTCAAAACTGATATTGATTTTAATGATTTCGATCGGGTAGTTTGCTACTATCGGGGCGATACGGAAACGACAATAGAAGTCCAAAAGTTTTTTAAGAAGATTAAAAAGAAAATACAAGTTTTTGAACGGGTAGCGTTGCTACTAAAATTCAAAGATACTGACTATTTTAAATCAAAAAAAGTCAAGCTGGATAAGCTTAATTTCACTCCAGGAAAAATGTATCTCTACTACTACAAAAATATCCCTAAATACGATTTGGAGTTTTTGTTTCCTAATATCAAAGTCAGCATGACTTGGAAAGACCGCTTGTTGTTAATCGTGCCGACAATTGGAGCAGCTGTTTCCGTATTAATAAAATTGCTACCTCAATTGTTAGTGATTGTGGGAGTAATTTATTTTTTATTATTCGGTGAATCAAGTCTTTCTCACTTGAATATTTCTGCTGAAAATGTCGAACAGTATATCAATAATATAAATGGATTACTGGTGATAGTGTTGTCTTTGTTGGTGGCTTTAGGCGGTGTAGGTGTCAGACAATATACGAATTATACGCTCAAAAAGATTAAATTTCAAAAAAATGTGACAGATACTTTGTTTTTTAGAAATTTAGCGAACAATGCTAGCGTTTTTGGCGCTTTAGTTGATGCGGCTGAAGAGGAAGAGTGTAAAGAAATTATCCTAGCTTATTATCATCTAATGACTAGTAAATCACCTTTAACTCCTCAACAATTGGACGATAAGATTGAAGTATGGATGGAAGAAAAGTTTGGAACAAAAATTGATTTTGATATTAATGGGCCGCTTCGTAATTTACAATCCATCTGCGGTAAAGTAATTAAAGATGGCATGGATGAAGCTGATGTTTCTCAAAGGGCGATGTTGGTTTACGATGACCAAGGATATTGCCGAGTGCCATCTTTAGACGATGCTAAAACAATCATCGATTATGTTTGGGATAATGCCTTCCTTTATGCCAAATAA
- a CDS encoding PIN domain-containing protein has translation MKVLIDTNIIMDVAIQRQPFFAVSNQLFSLVQQKRFEGYVSASTFGDLYYLIRKEQGRELALDFLSRLATICKVANVNEAAISMALTANFRDFEDAIQYSTAVINQLDAIVTRNTQDYTNVTLRILTPTQLIQELEISS, from the coding sequence TTGAAAGTTTTAATAGACACCAACATCATTATGGATGTTGCTATTCAGCGACAGCCTTTTTTTGCTGTAAGTAACCAACTTTTTTCGTTAGTTCAGCAGAAACGATTTGAAGGTTACGTTTCAGCATCAACTTTTGGCGATCTTTATTACTTAATTCGTAAAGAGCAAGGGCGAGAATTAGCGCTTGATTTTTTAAGTAGACTAGCCACAATATGCAAAGTTGCTAATGTAAACGAAGCCGCAATTTCAATGGCACTCACCGCTAATTTCCGAGATTTTGAAGATGCAATTCAATACTCTACAGCCGTCATCAATCAACTAGACGCGATCGTTACCCGCAACACCCAAGACTATACAAATGTTACCCTGCGAATTCTCACTCCTACCCAACTGATTCAAGAACTTGAGATATCGTCCTAA
- the proS gene encoding proline--tRNA ligase, whose product MRLSQMLFVTLREDPAEAEIPSHKLLLRAGYIRRIGSGIYAYLPLMWRVLQKVSQIVREEMNATGAQECLLPQLQPSELWRESGRWDTYTQAEGIMFALKDRQERELGLGPTHEEVITTVAKEMIRSYRQLPLHLYQIQTKFRDEIRPRFGLMRGREFIMKDGYSFHVDEESLKKTYQDMHNAYSNMLRRSGLSFRAVQADSGAIGGSGSQEFMVLAEAGEDEVLYTEDGQYAANVEKAVSLPADAETAPFNSYEKRETPGTETIEKLCQFLKCSPTQVVKNVLYQAVYDNGMTVLVLVSIRGDQEVNEVKLQNELTNLGKNYGGKTLLALTVPDAEAQQKWAAKSLPLGYIAPDIGDDYISAQKQVAAKFLRLVDKTAVELKNFVTGSNESGYHVVGANWGDQFKLPEIVVDVRKARPGDRAIHNPAQTLQSARGIEVGHIFQLGIKYSKAMGATYTNEQGEEVPLVMGCYGVGVSRLAQAAVEQSYDKDGIIWPVAIAPYHVIICVPNISDTEQMEAAEKLYTQLNQAGIETLLDDRNERAGVKFKDADLIGIPYRIVTGKSLKSGKVEVVERANHQAREIALDEVVPTIKQWIEAALN is encoded by the coding sequence ATGCGACTCTCTCAAATGCTATTCGTTACGTTACGGGAAGACCCTGCCGAAGCAGAAATACCCAGCCATAAATTACTCCTCCGCGCAGGCTATATTCGTCGCATCGGTAGCGGTATCTATGCTTATCTCCCCCTAATGTGGCGCGTACTGCAAAAAGTTTCTCAAATTGTGCGGGAAGAAATGAACGCCACAGGCGCACAAGAATGCCTGTTACCCCAATTACAACCATCGGAGTTGTGGCGCGAATCGGGACGGTGGGATACTTACACTCAAGCTGAGGGTATTATGTTTGCCCTCAAAGACAGACAAGAGCGGGAATTAGGGTTAGGGCCAACCCATGAAGAGGTAATTACTACAGTTGCCAAAGAAATGATTCGTTCTTATCGGCAATTGCCTCTCCATTTATATCAAATTCAAACTAAATTCCGGGATGAAATTCGTCCTAGATTTGGTTTGATGCGGGGAAGAGAATTCATCATGAAAGATGGTTATTCTTTCCACGTTGATGAAGAAAGTTTGAAGAAAACTTACCAAGATATGCACAACGCTTATAGCAATATGCTGCGGCGGAGTGGTTTAAGTTTTCGAGCAGTGCAAGCTGATTCTGGAGCAATTGGTGGTTCCGGTTCTCAAGAATTTATGGTACTGGCGGAAGCGGGAGAAGATGAAGTTTTATACACGGAAGATGGGCAGTATGCTGCGAACGTAGAAAAAGCAGTTTCTTTGCCAGCAGATGCAGAAACTGCTCCTTTTAACAGTTATGAAAAACGGGAAACTCCGGGAACAGAAACGATCGAAAAATTGTGTCAATTCCTGAAATGCTCTCCCACTCAAGTAGTAAAGAATGTTCTTTACCAAGCTGTTTACGATAATGGTATGACAGTGCTGGTACTGGTGAGCATTCGAGGTGATCAAGAAGTTAATGAAGTAAAATTGCAAAATGAATTAACTAACTTGGGTAAAAACTATGGCGGTAAAACTTTGTTGGCGCTGACGGTTCCCGATGCAGAGGCGCAACAAAAATGGGCGGCAAAATCTTTACCTTTGGGTTATATTGCTCCCGATATTGGTGATGATTATATTTCTGCTCAAAAGCAAGTAGCTGCTAAGTTTCTCCGATTAGTTGATAAGACTGCGGTTGAGCTAAAGAATTTCGTTACAGGTTCTAATGAATCTGGTTATCACGTTGTTGGGGCAAATTGGGGCGACCAGTTTAAATTACCAGAAATTGTGGTAGATGTAAGAAAAGCTCGTCCTGGCGATCGGGCCATTCACAACCCCGCACAAACTCTCCAAAGTGCCAGAGGAATTGAAGTCGGTCACATCTTCCAACTTGGCATCAAATATTCTAAAGCAATGGGAGCAACTTACACCAACGAACAAGGGGAAGAAGTACCTTTAGTGATGGGTTGTTACGGTGTTGGCGTTTCACGATTAGCCCAAGCAGCGGTAGAGCAATCCTATGATAAGGATGGCATAATTTGGCCTGTTGCGATCGCACCTTATCACGTTATCATTTGCGTTCCCAACATCAGCGATACCGAACAAATGGAAGCCGCAGAAAAACTATATACTCAACTCAACCAAGCCGGAATTGAAACTTTATTAGACGATCGCAACGAACGCGCAGGTGTAAAATTCAAAGATGCCGATTTAATCGGAATTCCCTATCGCATCGTGACCGGAAAATCTCTCAAATCCGGCAAAGTTGAAGTGGTAGAACGCGCCAATCATCAAGCTCGAGAAATCGCGCTTGATGAAGTTGTACCAACTATCAAACAGTGGATCGAGGCAGCTTTAAATTGA
- a CDS encoding DUF2993 domain-containing protein codes for MELFVILLSGLLGGLSPVGFIVDRVAQNAIRSRFEKVEQLQVRVDNAPSHQLIRGKVERVRIASRGLWVTPTLRIAALELETDPLAVDIQSLRQRGQAASTEGQRLPTNTLREPLQAGLRLVLTEQDINKLLESPAVTARLRTIGSRFLGNMGGQQSQAYEFVNPKVEFLANDRLRFQVSLQQTGEPAPGESNDKQLTLNLESGVGIVSGHQIQLISPQASINNEPVPEFLLSPLAQTLSEQLDLRKLQDNGITARLLKLDINQQQMEIAAFVKLQPPVKNE; via the coding sequence ATGGAATTATTTGTCATTCTCTTATCTGGCTTACTTGGTGGCCTCTCTCCAGTTGGTTTCATTGTAGATCGAGTTGCCCAAAATGCGATTCGTTCTCGGTTTGAAAAGGTGGAACAGTTGCAAGTCAGAGTTGATAACGCTCCTTCCCACCAATTGATCCGAGGTAAGGTAGAACGGGTACGCATTGCCAGTCGAGGTTTGTGGGTAACGCCAACTCTTCGGATTGCGGCGCTGGAATTGGAAACCGACCCCCTAGCAGTTGATATTCAAAGTCTCAGGCAGCGAGGTCAGGCTGCATCTACTGAAGGTCAGAGATTGCCGACTAACACTTTACGCGAGCCATTACAAGCTGGTTTGCGCTTAGTGTTAACCGAGCAAGATATCAACAAGCTGTTAGAATCTCCAGCCGTAACAGCGAGGTTGCGTACTATCGGCAGCCGTTTTTTAGGTAATATGGGCGGTCAACAATCACAAGCTTATGAGTTTGTGAATCCAAAAGTGGAATTTTTGGCTAACGATCGCCTGCGTTTTCAAGTATCATTACAACAAACAGGGGAACCAGCACCTGGAGAAAGTAATGATAAACAACTAACTCTTAATTTAGAGTCAGGCGTAGGTATAGTATCCGGTCATCAAATACAATTGATTTCTCCTCAAGCATCTATTAATAACGAACCAGTACCGGAATTTTTATTAAGTCCTTTGGCTCAAACTCTCAGCGAACAATTGGATCTTCGTAAGTTACAAGATAATGGAATTACCGCCAGACTACTCAAATTAGACATCAACCAACAGCAAATGGAAATTGCTGCTTTCGTGAAATTACAACCACCTGTTAAAAATGAGTAA
- a CDS encoding cytochrome P450 — translation MFQDITDRMSVSSSLFSYLAIVLGVTSLASVLSWRWWKQKKAYKSLRTLPSPPKHWLLGNLPQILAAVKQKKLFQLLFDWSQQLGPMYVMWNGNTPVVILSKPKAIEDTIVNGMRDGSLIRSERLRKAWNDISGPIMIGETGTEWQWRRKVWNPEFSSSSLSKYSEIINQACYQVIETLKEAAPPKEVEVDPLFVELTMRVISCLVLGIPVQRNGTSHEGPPLEVGKVYEAMSVVGYRFLRQATGEKIWMKYLPTQNSRSYWAARRYLTEFLTPRVDLALQMREQNQTDLPSLSPLFRESMLVKIAAKEAKYDRETLIAESVELLIAGTDTTAHTLSFAVGELSLNSRVFQQARDIVDRAWQKQEGINIESLKELAYISAILKETLRLYSVASGSTSLEAQRDTVIEGKVIPRGTRVSWSMLAAGRDPQVYVNPEEFLPERWLDKNKETTSLPMIDFGSGLHRCLGEHLSMLEGTMMLALLLRHFDWELVNGRSSLEELQQNLLIYPSDKMPVRFQLRK, via the coding sequence ATGTTTCAAGATATTACCGATCGAATGAGTGTTTCTTCTTCATTATTTTCATATTTAGCGATTGTATTAGGAGTTACTAGTTTAGCTTCCGTACTTAGTTGGCGATGGTGGAAACAAAAGAAGGCATACAAATCGCTACGAACGCTTCCTTCACCTCCCAAACACTGGCTGTTAGGAAATCTGCCACAAATATTAGCAGCGGTAAAACAGAAGAAATTATTCCAATTATTATTTGATTGGAGTCAACAGCTAGGCCCGATGTACGTGATGTGGAATGGCAATACTCCAGTTGTTATTTTAAGTAAACCAAAAGCGATCGAAGATACCATCGTCAATGGGATGAGAGATGGTAGCTTAATTAGATCCGAGCGATTACGCAAAGCTTGGAACGATATCAGCGGCCCGATTATGATTGGAGAAACCGGAACTGAATGGCAGTGGAGACGCAAGGTTTGGAACCCGGAATTCAGTTCTAGCAGTCTCTCCAAATATTCGGAAATAATTAACCAAGCCTGCTACCAAGTAATTGAGACACTCAAAGAAGCTGCACCACCGAAAGAAGTTGAGGTAGACCCTCTGTTTGTGGAACTAACCATGAGAGTGATTTCTTGTCTGGTACTAGGTATCCCCGTCCAGAGAAACGGTACTAGTCATGAAGGCCCACCGCTGGAAGTTGGCAAGGTGTACGAAGCGATGTCTGTTGTAGGCTATCGTTTCTTACGGCAAGCTACGGGGGAGAAAATATGGATGAAATATTTGCCAACGCAAAATTCCCGCTCTTATTGGGCAGCAAGGCGATATTTAACGGAATTTCTTACTCCCAGGGTAGACTTAGCTTTACAGATGAGAGAACAAAACCAGACTGATTTACCATCACTCAGTCCTTTGTTTAGGGAATCGATGTTAGTCAAAATTGCGGCTAAAGAAGCAAAATACGATCGCGAAACCTTAATCGCAGAATCTGTTGAGCTATTAATCGCCGGTACTGACACCACCGCCCATACTTTATCCTTTGCAGTCGGAGAATTGAGCTTAAATTCCAGAGTTTTTCAGCAAGCACGGGACATCGTTGACCGAGCTTGGCAGAAACAAGAAGGGATAAATATCGAAAGCCTCAAGGAATTGGCTTATATTAGCGCCATTCTCAAAGAAACTCTGCGCCTTTATTCAGTTGCTTCCGGTTCTACTTCATTGGAAGCGCAACGGGATACTGTAATTGAGGGTAAAGTGATTCCGCGCGGTACGAGAGTATCCTGGTCTATGCTGGCAGCCGGAAGAGATCCCCAAGTCTATGTTAATCCAGAGGAATTTCTGCCAGAACGTTGGTTGGACAAGAATAAAGAAACTACTTCACTACCAATGATCGACTTTGGTTCTGGGCTGCATCGCTGCTTGGGAGAGCATTTATCGATGCTGGAAGGAACGATGATGCTAGCATTATTGCTGCGCCACTTCGACTGGGAGTTAGTCAACGGTCGTTCTTCTCTAGAAGAATTACAGCAAAACCTGTTAATTTATCCGTCCGATAAAATGCCAGTGCGCTTTCAGTTGAGAAAGTGA
- a CDS encoding GerMN domain-containing protein has translation MDNRPPRRRISNAAIATVGGLIVAIGAGTVWLALNPPTPTPTPTPTATNTPSSIEQSPVAQPETAEVYWLQEKDNKFELVARPVTLDKTASKDDSAILEQAFNRLLAGPGDSLQDVSSSIPDGTKLRSVKVENDTVNVDLSQEFTEGGGSASMTGRLGQVIYTATSLNPNAKVTIAVDGKQLETLGGEGLELEQPLTRESFQKNFPL, from the coding sequence ATGGATAATCGCCCGCCGCGTCGTCGTATTTCTAATGCTGCGATCGCTACTGTTGGAGGGTTGATCGTGGCAATTGGTGCTGGAACCGTTTGGTTGGCGCTTAATCCACCCACTCCTACTCCCACCCCTACTCCTACTGCGACTAACACACCTTCTTCCATCGAGCAGTCGCCAGTCGCACAACCGGAAACGGCAGAAGTTTATTGGCTTCAAGAAAAAGATAACAAGTTCGAGTTAGTTGCTCGTCCGGTTACCCTAGATAAGACTGCCAGTAAAGATGACAGCGCTATTTTAGAGCAAGCGTTTAACCGTTTATTAGCTGGGCCAGGTGACAGCCTACAAGATGTTTCCAGCAGCATACCCGATGGAACCAAACTTCGCAGCGTTAAGGTAGAAAACGATACAGTGAATGTGGATTTGTCCCAAGAGTTTACCGAAGGTGGTGGTAGTGCTTCCATGACCGGACGGTTGGGACAAGTGATTTACACTGCGACCAGTTTAAATCCGAATGCGAAGGTGACGATCGCTGTAGATGGAAAACAGCTAGAGACTTTAGGCGGCGAAGGGTTAGAGTTGGAGCAACCATTAACTCGCGAAAGCTTTCAGAAAAACTTTCCACTGTGA
- a CDS encoding metalloregulator ArsR/SmtB family transcription factor, with translation MKQAQPVPQEVVQQVAEYFSILSEPMRLRLLNLLRNGEKCVQELVEATETSQANVSKHLKVMLQAGILSRRTEGTSAYYKVEDELIFDLCNLVCDRLASRIEQQARHFRDFSLASKE, from the coding sequence ATGAAACAAGCGCAACCTGTACCGCAAGAAGTTGTGCAACAAGTGGCTGAGTACTTCAGTATTTTGAGCGAGCCAATGCGCCTGCGGTTATTAAACTTACTCCGCAATGGCGAAAAATGCGTCCAAGAGCTAGTAGAGGCAACCGAAACCAGTCAGGCAAATGTTTCTAAACACCTGAAAGTGATGTTGCAAGCGGGTATTCTCAGCCGCCGAACCGAAGGGACCTCCGCCTACTACAAGGTGGAGGACGAGTTGATTTTCGATTTGTGTAATCTAGTATGCGATCGCCTAGCCAGTCGCATCGAACAGCAAGCACGTCATTTCCGTGACTTCAGCCTTGCTAGCAAGGAATGA
- the accB gene encoding acetyl-CoA carboxylase biotin carboxyl carrier protein: MELDINELRELLTVFNQTEITELNLKSNDFELTLRKSTPTIVREVSEASVGLLPSPLPVSAEPKDVASSRQMATSLAPESGTATPTPPSASPQADQKWISINSPMVGTFYRSPAPDEPPFVDVGDRIRVGQTVCIIEAMKLMNEIEAEVSGQVMEVLVQNGQPVEYGQILMRINPDG, from the coding sequence GTGGAATTGGATATTAACGAACTCCGCGAACTCCTGACGGTTTTTAATCAAACCGAAATTACGGAGTTAAACCTGAAGAGTAACGATTTTGAACTGACGCTGCGTAAAAGCACTCCGACGATCGTTCGGGAAGTGTCTGAGGCGAGTGTTGGCTTGCTGCCATCTCCATTGCCTGTATCGGCAGAACCTAAAGATGTGGCATCTTCTAGACAGATGGCCACGAGTTTAGCGCCTGAGAGTGGAACGGCTACTCCTACTCCGCCATCGGCTTCGCCCCAGGCGGATCAAAAATGGATAAGCATTAATTCGCCGATGGTCGGAACCTTTTATCGCTCACCTGCGCCGGATGAACCTCCGTTTGTCGATGTGGGCGATCGCATTCGAGTCGGTCAAACAGTTTGTATCATTGAAGCAATGAAACTGATGAACGAGATCGAAGCGGAAGTCTCCGGACAGGTGATGGAAGTTTTGGTACAAAATGGCCAGCCTGTGGAATACGGTCAAATTTTGATGCGGATTAACCCTGATGGATAA
- the efp gene encoding elongation factor P, whose amino-acid sequence MISSNDFRPGVSIEWNGGVWRVVEFLHVKPGKGSAFVRTKLKNVQTGNVVEQTFRAGETVPQANLEKSTMQHTYKEGDEYVFMDMETYEESRLSATQIGERVKYLKEGMEVNVIRWGDQVMEVELPNAVVLEVVQTDPGVKGDTATGGTKPAIVETGAQVMVPLFISIGERIRIDTRDDKYLGRE is encoded by the coding sequence ATGATTTCTAGTAACGACTTTCGACCCGGTGTGTCAATTGAATGGAATGGCGGTGTTTGGCGGGTGGTGGAATTCCTCCACGTCAAGCCAGGTAAAGGTTCGGCTTTCGTGCGGACAAAGCTGAAAAACGTACAAACCGGGAATGTGGTAGAACAAACTTTCCGAGCCGGGGAAACTGTACCCCAAGCTAATCTGGAAAAAAGTACGATGCAACATACGTACAAAGAGGGCGATGAATATGTCTTCATGGATATGGAGACTTACGAGGAATCGCGATTATCTGCTACCCAAATTGGCGAACGTGTCAAGTACCTCAAAGAAGGTATGGAAGTAAACGTGATCCGTTGGGGAGATCAGGTAATGGAAGTAGAACTACCCAATGCGGTGGTGTTGGAAGTGGTTCAAACCGATCCTGGAGTGAAGGGAGACACGGCGACTGGCGGTACTAAACCTGCCATTGTGGAAACTGGTGCTCAGGTGATGGTTCCCCTATTCATTTCTATAGGAGAGCGCATCCGCATCGACACTCGCGATGATAAATATCTGGGTCGAGAATAA